The Ignatzschineria rhizosphaerae genome contains a region encoding:
- a CDS encoding YraN family protein, translated as MTNHKMIGNIGEEIACNYLQKQGCTILQQNVYSRFGEIDIIAEKENILLFIEVKYRKNEYFALAAESITPQKQKKMRLTIETYLQKHPTNKALRIDLVTVVGNSPYKIEWIKNIF; from the coding sequence ATGACGAACCACAAAATGATCGGTAATATTGGGGAAGAAATTGCTTGTAACTATCTTCAAAAGCAAGGATGCACAATCCTTCAACAAAACGTCTACTCCCGCTTTGGCGAGATTGATATCATTGCTGAAAAAGAGAATATTTTACTCTTTATTGAAGTGAAATATCGTAAAAATGAATATTTCGCCCTAGCTGCCGAATCTATCACCCCACAAAAGCAAAAAAAAATGCGTTTAACAATTGAAACCTATCTGCAAAAGCACCCCACCAATAAAGCTTTACGTATTGATCTTGTAACAGTAGTCGGCAATAGCCCTTACAAAATTGAATGGATTAAAAATATCTTTTAA
- the rsmI gene encoding 16S rRNA (cytidine(1402)-2'-O)-methyltransferase, with protein sequence MSTCYVIATPIGNLQDMTPRAVEVLGSVSAIFAEDTRVSARLLVHFGISSPLISLHEHNEMSRVEKIKDFLAKGESVAIISDAGTPLISDPGFTVVRSLREEGFSVVPIPGVSAIITALSVAGIPTDRFTFIGFLPSKKGQRRTELSKLSHVTHTQIFYESSHRIVAMLEDLQEIFGESRAIFVGREMTKRFEDYRYGTAKELHEHYQANEGEVRGEFVVVTSGVEKREEEDSSGLDFSQLLQVLIAEKLPLKQISLILHKVTGRAKNELYQELLALKDAE encoded by the coding sequence ATGTCAACTTGTTACGTTATCGCAACCCCTATAGGAAACCTTCAAGATATGACGCCGCGAGCGGTGGAAGTCTTAGGATCGGTTAGTGCAATATTTGCTGAAGATACAAGAGTATCTGCTCGGTTATTAGTCCACTTTGGTATTTCATCTCCTTTAATCTCTCTTCATGAACATAATGAGATGAGCCGTGTAGAAAAGATTAAAGACTTTCTCGCAAAAGGAGAGTCGGTTGCGATTATCTCAGATGCGGGGACGCCTTTAATTTCAGATCCCGGATTTACGGTAGTGCGCTCTTTGCGAGAAGAAGGATTTTCTGTGGTTCCTATACCAGGGGTTAGCGCTATTATTACGGCGCTATCTGTGGCCGGTATTCCGACTGATCGTTTTACCTTTATTGGGTTTTTACCTTCCAAAAAAGGGCAAAGACGAACAGAGCTATCAAAATTAAGTCATGTGACACATACACAAATATTTTATGAGTCTAGCCATCGAATTGTGGCGATGTTAGAGGACTTGCAAGAGATTTTTGGAGAATCTCGAGCGATTTTTGTGGGACGAGAAATGACAAAACGGTTTGAAGATTATCGTTACGGCACCGCAAAAGAGTTACACGAACATTATCAAGCGAACGAGGGGGAAGTTCGGGGAGAGTTTGTGGTTGTGACATCGGGTGTTGAAAAGAGAGAAGAAGAAGATTCATCAGGATTAGACTTTTCACAATTATTACAAGTATTAATAGCAGAAAAATTACCATTAAAGCAGATCTCTTTGATCCTTCATAAAGTGACGGGCAGAGCTAAGAACGAGCTTTATCAAGAGTTATTAGCGTTAAAAGATGCGGAGTAA
- a CDS encoding MFS transporter: MQESVKQSHESPNDLGDKTMQDAKALHKMSKSDWGLSARLAGLFSIRMLGIFIILPIYSLYTKELLGSTPILAGLFISSYALTQIILQPLFGSLSDYFGRKITITIGMGLFVVGSLMIAFTDSIYIAILGRVIQGAGAVSAVVLAFTSDVVREEIRGKTMALIGVSIGLTFGIAIFISPVIFGFFGGTGIFLLCAILGVIAIYVTLMQLPKSDQHKANKSSRLPLKVAIKEAWSDSDINRLYLGAFMLHLILTLGFTIFPWILEAQGYLPKESWKIYVPSFLLAIFLMFPGVGIAERFRQFRIFFLAAIAALVIALIALVFVNGYWALLLYMTIFFWGFNTMEAMQPSLMSRLAPTHNRGMVMGFFSSSQFLGASIGGMLASVIFGYFTSMPVLLLGAGLLVLWFIIAFPMKNPKKREEKNSEENIAAPTDQREEELLGSPDR, encoded by the coding sequence ATGCAAGAAAGTGTTAAACAGTCTCACGAATCCCCCAATGATCTTGGGGATAAAACGATGCAGGATGCGAAAGCGCTGCATAAAATGTCAAAATCAGATTGGGGATTAAGTGCGAGATTAGCAGGGCTATTCTCAATTCGGATGCTAGGTATTTTTATTATCTTACCGATCTACTCTCTTTATACTAAAGAATTATTAGGCTCAACACCGATTTTGGCGGGGCTGTTTATTAGTAGTTATGCATTGACTCAGATTATTCTTCAGCCTCTTTTTGGCTCACTTTCTGACTATTTTGGGCGGAAAATTACCATTACGATAGGAATGGGGCTTTTTGTAGTTGGAAGTTTAATGATCGCCTTCACCGACAGTATCTATATTGCAATTTTAGGGCGAGTCATTCAAGGCGCTGGCGCCGTTTCTGCGGTGGTATTAGCCTTTACAAGTGATGTTGTCAGGGAAGAGATTCGTGGGAAAACGATGGCACTTATTGGTGTTAGTATTGGTTTAACCTTTGGTATTGCGATCTTTATTTCTCCGGTAATTTTTGGTTTTTTTGGAGGAACTGGAATCTTCTTGCTATGTGCAATTTTGGGTGTCATTGCGATTTATGTGACGTTAATGCAGCTTCCTAAGAGTGATCAGCATAAAGCCAATAAAAGTAGCCGTTTACCTTTAAAGGTCGCGATTAAAGAAGCTTGGTCAGATAGCGATATTAATCGTCTCTATTTAGGGGCTTTTATGTTGCATCTTATTTTAACTTTAGGATTTACAATTTTCCCGTGGATATTAGAAGCGCAAGGATATTTACCGAAAGAGTCTTGGAAAATTTATGTGCCAAGTTTTCTTCTGGCTATTTTTTTAATGTTTCCAGGGGTGGGGATTGCAGAGCGATTTAGACAATTTAGAATCTTCTTTTTAGCGGCAATTGCAGCACTAGTAATCGCTTTAATAGCGCTAGTTTTTGTTAATGGTTATTGGGCATTACTACTTTATATGACAATTTTCTTTTGGGGATTTAATACCATGGAAGCAATGCAGCCCTCTTTGATGAGCCGCCTTGCGCCTACTCATAATAGAGGAATGGTTATGGGGTTCTTCTCTTCAAGTCAGTTCTTAGGCGCTTCAATTGGTGGAATGTTGGCTAGTGTGATTTTTGGTTACTTCACTTCAATGCCAGTATTATTACTTGGTGCTGGATTATTAGTTTTATGGTTTATTATCGCTTTTCCCATGAAGAACCCTAAAAAACGTGAGGAAAAAAATTCTGAAGAGAATATAGCTGCACCAACAGATCAAAGGGAAGAAGAGCTGTTAGGATCGCCAGATCGATAA
- a CDS encoding inositol monophosphatase family protein — translation MSSFTQVAKQVAIESGRTIRSIYYRLDRLSPEQRADDDLFVQFYEKIEGELIENLLKLYPDHSFYANYHSGLVNSQRFSWFIGVSGAENFRIGSPHFSITIALEMDGELQSAVIYDGVADKIVAEASKGLGVLSEDEEQRVRIGKSDGKIENASVLTAVTAKEDEITRFTKMIRATKVQRILGDFAKDSALVIKGQYSAYYAAGFDVCTLKAVQLIAKEAGFLVTDYRGSEDVESSGNIVIAHPKLMKELLRTLQI, via the coding sequence ATGAGTTCATTTACCCAAGTTGCAAAGCAAGTTGCGATCGAGTCTGGTCGTACTATTCGTTCAATCTATTATCGTTTAGATCGTTTGAGCCCTGAACAGCGTGCCGATGATGATTTGTTTGTGCAGTTTTACGAGAAGATCGAAGGGGAGTTAATCGAAAACCTTTTAAAACTCTATCCGGATCATTCTTTTTATGCAAATTACCACTCTGGTTTAGTAAATAGTCAGCGTTTCTCTTGGTTTATAGGTGTTAGTGGTGCTGAAAACTTCCGTATTGGTAGCCCTCATTTTTCTATCACAATTGCTTTAGAGATGGATGGAGAGCTTCAGTCTGCTGTTATTTATGATGGTGTGGCTGATAAAATCGTTGCTGAGGCGTCAAAAGGCTTAGGCGTCCTTTCTGAAGATGAGGAGCAGCGTGTTCGTATTGGTAAAAGTGATGGTAAAATCGAAAATGCTTCTGTTTTAACAGCCGTTACAGCGAAAGAAGATGAGATCACACGTTTTACAAAGATGATTCGTGCGACTAAAGTGCAGCGTATTTTAGGGGATTTTGCTAAAGATAGTGCATTAGTAATTAAGGGGCAATACTCGGCTTATTATGCGGCAGGTTTTGATGTTTGCACGCTAAAAGCGGTACAGTTAATCGCGAAAGAAGCGGGTTTTTTAGTGACTGATTATCGTGGTAGTGAAGATGTGGAATCTAGCGGTAATATTGTGATTGCTCATCCAAAACTTATGAAAGAATTGCTTCGTACGCTTCAGATTTAG